In Hoplias malabaricus isolate fHopMal1 chromosome 6, fHopMal1.hap1, whole genome shotgun sequence, a single window of DNA contains:
- the LOC136700413 gene encoding ribonuclease inhibitor-like isoform X2, whose protein sequence is MKFLTVTALILSWFMETTADNFKVVGPDASLLVKVGEDLVLSCSLQPNISAVDMTVEWIRTDLSQSNRLVHLYEDYKDRNDQQMESYRGRTALFKEELKRGNTSLKLSAIQPSDEGFYQCSVEDPSTSWYEDTTVHVEVTGRGLHAWNIAIICVSVAVVLLAAFTLWIVKDRRSQKQLSPAECSVVAFLHCHSEKVRKELNLKKYSTSEEGYQRLIPAISNCRTAPFAGCKLSEQSITTLTAALQSENCSLRELDLSNNDLQDSGVKKISEGLKSPHCKLETLRLVLCKISNGSCDTLSSVLQSENCSLRELDLSNNDLQDSGVEKISEGLKSPHCKLETLRLVLCKISNASCETLSSALQSENCSLRELDLSKNDMRDSGVEKISEGLKSTHCKLKTLRLALCDLGGKSCETLSSALQSEASSLKELDLSNNDLQDSGVEKISEGLKSPHCKLETLRLSGCMITEEGCSFLAVALKSNPSHLKELDLTYNHPGEAGEKLLSDPLCSLHTLRMENSGKKWIKPSLRKYACDVTLDPNTAFVGVSLSEGNRKVERVEEDQSYPDRPERFDCFGQVLSVESWTGLCYWEVEWSGWMAEILVSYRRIQRKGYRDECRFGHNKNSWSLRCSGNSFSVFHNNQETKIPAPPSPSNRVGVYLDWEGGTLSFYTIPPNTHTLTHLHTFTTTFTEPLYAGFTVWEGSSARVCVCVRIAYCLTHTGLW, encoded by the exons ATAACTTTAAAGTAGTTGGTCCAGATGCTTCTTTACTTGTTAAAGTTGGTGAAGACCTGGTTCTGTCCTGTTCTCTCCAACCCAACATCAGTGCAGTGGATATGACAGTGGAGTGGATCAGAACAGATCTGAGTCAGTCCAACAGACTGGTTCATCTGTATGAAGATTATAAAGACAGGAATGATCAGCAGATGGAGTCATACAGAGGGAGGACAGCTCTGTTTAAAGAAGAGCTGAAGAGAGGAAACACATCACTGAAACTCTCAGCAATTCAACCTTCTGATGAAGGATTTTATCAGTGTTCTGTTGAGGATCCATCTACATCCTGGTATGAAGACACCACTGTTCATGTAGAAGTTACAG gAAGAGGTTTACATGCCTGGAATATCGCCATCATCTGTGTTTCAGTTGCTGTGGTTTTATTAGCAGCGTTCACACTGTGGATTGTAAAAG ACAGACGCTCTCAAAAGCAGCTGTCTCCTGCAGAGTGCTCAGTTGTAGCCTTCCTGCATTGCCATTCAGAGAAAGTGAGGAAGGAGCTGAACCTGAAGAAATACAGCACATCAGAAGAGGGTTATCAGAGACTCATCCCAGCGATCTCTAACTGCAGAACAGCTCC ATTTGCTGGCTGTAAACTCTCTGAACAGTCCATCACTACTTTAACTGCAGCTCTACAATCAGAAAACTGCTctctgagagaactggacctcagtaacaatgacctgcaggattcaggagtgaagaaGATCTCTGAAGGACTGAAGagtccacactgtaaactggagactctcag ACTTGTTTTGTGTAAGATTTCTAATGGGTCCTGTGATACACTGAGCTCAGTTCTACAATCAGAAAACTGCTctctgagagaactggacctcagtaacaatgacctgcaggattcaggagtggagaagatctctgaaggactgaagagtccacactgtaaactggagactctcag ACTTGTTTTGTGTAAGATTTCTAATGCGTCCTGTGAGACACTGAGCTCAGCTCTACAATCAGAAAACTGCTctctgagagaactggacctcagtaaaaATGACATGagggattcaggagtggagaagatctCTGAAGGACTGAAGAGTACACACTGTAAACTGAAGACTCTCAG ACTGGCTTTGTGTGATTTGGGGGGGAAATCTTGTGAAACACTGAGCTCAGCTTTACAATCAGAAGCCTCCTctctgaaagaactggacctcagtaacaatgacctgcaggattcaggagtggagaagatctctgaaggactgaagagtccacactgtaaactggagactctcag ATTGTCTGGGTGTATGATTACAGAGGAAGGATGTTCATTTCTGGCTGTagctctgaaatcaaacccCTCCCACCTCAAAGAACTGGATCTGACCTACAATCACCCGGGAGAGGCTGGAGAGAAACTGCTCTCTGATCCACTCTGCAgtctacacacactcag gatgGAGAATTCAGGAAAGAAGTGGATCAAACCCAGTCTGAGAAAat atgcgtGTGATGTCACTCTGGATCCAAACACAGCATTCGTTGGTGTCTCTCTGTCGGAGGGAAACAGGAAGGTGGAGCGTGTGGAGGAGGATCAGTCGTATCCAGATCGTCCGGAGAGATTTGATTGTTTTGGTCAGGTTCTGAGTGTGGAGAGTTGGACTGGACTctgttactgggaggtggagtGGAGCGGGTGGATGGCTGAAATCTTAGTGTCGTACAGAAGAATCCAGAGGAAAGGATACAGAGATGAGTGTAGATTTGGACACAATAAAAACTCCTGGAGTCTGCGCTGCTCTGGGAACAGTTTCTCTGTGTTCCACAATAATCAGGAAACTAAGATccctgcccctccctctccctctaacAGAGTGGGGGTGTATCTGGACTGGGAGGggggcactctgtccttctacaccatcccccccaacacacacacactcacacacttacacacattcaccaccacattcactgagccCCTCTACGCTGGGTTTACTGTTTGGGAAGGGTCAtcagcacgtgtgtgtgtgtgtgttagaatagcctactgtctcacacacactgggcTTTGGTAA
- the LOC136700413 gene encoding ribonuclease inhibitor-like isoform X1 gives MENSVQKGLKDSVVKWMKFLTVTALILSWFMETTADNFKVVGPDASLLVKVGEDLVLSCSLQPNISAVDMTVEWIRTDLSQSNRLVHLYEDYKDRNDQQMESYRGRTALFKEELKRGNTSLKLSAIQPSDEGFYQCSVEDPSTSWYEDTTVHVEVTGRGLHAWNIAIICVSVAVVLLAAFTLWIVKDRRSQKQLSPAECSVVAFLHCHSEKVRKELNLKKYSTSEEGYQRLIPAISNCRTAPFAGCKLSEQSITTLTAALQSENCSLRELDLSNNDLQDSGVKKISEGLKSPHCKLETLRLVLCKISNGSCDTLSSVLQSENCSLRELDLSNNDLQDSGVEKISEGLKSPHCKLETLRLVLCKISNASCETLSSALQSENCSLRELDLSKNDMRDSGVEKISEGLKSTHCKLKTLRLALCDLGGKSCETLSSALQSEASSLKELDLSNNDLQDSGVEKISEGLKSPHCKLETLRLSGCMITEEGCSFLAVALKSNPSHLKELDLTYNHPGEAGEKLLSDPLCSLHTLRMENSGKKWIKPSLRKYACDVTLDPNTAFVGVSLSEGNRKVERVEEDQSYPDRPERFDCFGQVLSVESWTGLCYWEVEWSGWMAEILVSYRRIQRKGYRDECRFGHNKNSWSLRCSGNSFSVFHNNQETKIPAPPSPSNRVGVYLDWEGGTLSFYTIPPNTHTLTHLHTFTTTFTEPLYAGFTVWEGSSARVCVCVRIAYCLTHTGLW, from the exons ATAACTTTAAAGTAGTTGGTCCAGATGCTTCTTTACTTGTTAAAGTTGGTGAAGACCTGGTTCTGTCCTGTTCTCTCCAACCCAACATCAGTGCAGTGGATATGACAGTGGAGTGGATCAGAACAGATCTGAGTCAGTCCAACAGACTGGTTCATCTGTATGAAGATTATAAAGACAGGAATGATCAGCAGATGGAGTCATACAGAGGGAGGACAGCTCTGTTTAAAGAAGAGCTGAAGAGAGGAAACACATCACTGAAACTCTCAGCAATTCAACCTTCTGATGAAGGATTTTATCAGTGTTCTGTTGAGGATCCATCTACATCCTGGTATGAAGACACCACTGTTCATGTAGAAGTTACAG gAAGAGGTTTACATGCCTGGAATATCGCCATCATCTGTGTTTCAGTTGCTGTGGTTTTATTAGCAGCGTTCACACTGTGGATTGTAAAAG ACAGACGCTCTCAAAAGCAGCTGTCTCCTGCAGAGTGCTCAGTTGTAGCCTTCCTGCATTGCCATTCAGAGAAAGTGAGGAAGGAGCTGAACCTGAAGAAATACAGCACATCAGAAGAGGGTTATCAGAGACTCATCCCAGCGATCTCTAACTGCAGAACAGCTCC ATTTGCTGGCTGTAAACTCTCTGAACAGTCCATCACTACTTTAACTGCAGCTCTACAATCAGAAAACTGCTctctgagagaactggacctcagtaacaatgacctgcaggattcaggagtgaagaaGATCTCTGAAGGACTGAAGagtccacactgtaaactggagactctcag ACTTGTTTTGTGTAAGATTTCTAATGGGTCCTGTGATACACTGAGCTCAGTTCTACAATCAGAAAACTGCTctctgagagaactggacctcagtaacaatgacctgcaggattcaggagtggagaagatctctgaaggactgaagagtccacactgtaaactggagactctcag ACTTGTTTTGTGTAAGATTTCTAATGCGTCCTGTGAGACACTGAGCTCAGCTCTACAATCAGAAAACTGCTctctgagagaactggacctcagtaaaaATGACATGagggattcaggagtggagaagatctCTGAAGGACTGAAGAGTACACACTGTAAACTGAAGACTCTCAG ACTGGCTTTGTGTGATTTGGGGGGGAAATCTTGTGAAACACTGAGCTCAGCTTTACAATCAGAAGCCTCCTctctgaaagaactggacctcagtaacaatgacctgcaggattcaggagtggagaagatctctgaaggactgaagagtccacactgtaaactggagactctcag ATTGTCTGGGTGTATGATTACAGAGGAAGGATGTTCATTTCTGGCTGTagctctgaaatcaaacccCTCCCACCTCAAAGAACTGGATCTGACCTACAATCACCCGGGAGAGGCTGGAGAGAAACTGCTCTCTGATCCACTCTGCAgtctacacacactcag gatgGAGAATTCAGGAAAGAAGTGGATCAAACCCAGTCTGAGAAAat atgcgtGTGATGTCACTCTGGATCCAAACACAGCATTCGTTGGTGTCTCTCTGTCGGAGGGAAACAGGAAGGTGGAGCGTGTGGAGGAGGATCAGTCGTATCCAGATCGTCCGGAGAGATTTGATTGTTTTGGTCAGGTTCTGAGTGTGGAGAGTTGGACTGGACTctgttactgggaggtggagtGGAGCGGGTGGATGGCTGAAATCTTAGTGTCGTACAGAAGAATCCAGAGGAAAGGATACAGAGATGAGTGTAGATTTGGACACAATAAAAACTCCTGGAGTCTGCGCTGCTCTGGGAACAGTTTCTCTGTGTTCCACAATAATCAGGAAACTAAGATccctgcccctccctctccctctaacAGAGTGGGGGTGTATCTGGACTGGGAGGggggcactctgtccttctacaccatcccccccaacacacacacactcacacacttacacacattcaccaccacattcactgagccCCTCTACGCTGGGTTTACTGTTTGGGAAGGGTCAtcagcacgtgtgtgtgtgtgtgttagaatagcctactgtctcacacacactgggcTTTGGTAA